One stretch of Streptomyces zhihengii DNA includes these proteins:
- a CDS encoding beta-xylosidase/alpha-l-arabinosidase produces MAIPPAPDAPPASGASVTGAAPAPHHPSGPWRDASLAPGERVSDLIGRMTLEEKTAQLYGVWVGADTDGDGVAPHQNDMVDPVDWDTLITRGLGQLTRPFGTAPVDPATGALALARAQRRIVEANRFGIPALTHEECLAGFTAWGATAYPVPLAWGAAFDPELVTRMARRIGDDLRSVGVHQGLAPVLDVVRDLRWGRVEETVGEDPYLVATIGTAYVRGLESAGVVATLKHFAGYSASAGARNLAPVRAGARELADVILPPFEMALRDGGARSVMHSYAEIDGVPAAADPRLLTGLLRDDWGFTGTVVADYFGIGFLETLHKVAADRADAARVALAAGVDVELPTVRSYGEALVAAVRDGAVPEALVDRALRRVLLQKCALGLLDADWSPLPPVLAGSDEAPAPETVRGTVDLDTPANRETARLLAERSVVLLADNGGVLPLDAPARVAVVGPRADDPLAMLGCYSFPGHVGVSHPGVPVGVDIPTVLAALTGEFPRAAVRFAEGCDVTGPDTSRIADAVALARDADVCVAVVGDRAGLFGRGTSGEGCDAADLSLPGVQGELLDALLATGTPVVAVLVTGRPYALGRWADRLAAVVQAFFPGEEGGPALAGVLSGRVNPSGRLPVSVPYGPGGQPWTYLQPPLGLAGGVSNLDPTPLYPFGHGLSYTSFAWEAGAPVPGEIATDGQAHVEVVVRNTGARDGAEVVQLYLHDPVAQTTRPHARLVGYARVPLAAGEAARVGFRFHADLASFTGLGGERIVEPGELELRLASSSSADDVRHTVRLRLAGPQRPAGRDRRMHCPVRITPVTG; encoded by the coding sequence ATGGCCATCCCCCCTGCACCGGACGCACCGCCCGCGTCCGGCGCGTCCGTCACCGGCGCCGCGCCCGCCCCGCACCACCCCTCCGGTCCCTGGCGCGACGCCTCGCTCGCCCCCGGGGAGCGGGTGAGCGACCTCATCGGACGGATGACGCTGGAGGAGAAGACCGCCCAGCTCTACGGCGTGTGGGTGGGCGCGGACACCGACGGCGACGGCGTGGCGCCGCACCAGAACGACATGGTGGACCCCGTCGACTGGGACACCCTGATCACCCGCGGACTCGGCCAGCTCACCCGGCCCTTCGGCACCGCGCCCGTGGACCCGGCGACCGGCGCCCTGGCACTGGCCAGGGCCCAGCGGCGGATCGTCGAGGCGAACCGTTTCGGCATCCCCGCGCTCACCCACGAGGAGTGCCTCGCCGGCTTCACCGCCTGGGGCGCCACCGCCTACCCCGTGCCGCTGGCCTGGGGCGCCGCCTTCGACCCGGAGCTCGTCACCCGGATGGCCCGCCGGATCGGCGACGACCTGCGCTCCGTCGGCGTCCACCAGGGACTCGCCCCCGTGCTCGACGTCGTCCGCGACCTGCGCTGGGGCCGGGTCGAGGAGACCGTCGGCGAGGACCCGTACCTGGTCGCCACCATCGGCACCGCCTACGTCCGGGGACTGGAGTCGGCCGGAGTCGTCGCCACCCTCAAGCACTTCGCCGGCTACTCCGCCTCGGCCGGCGCCCGCAACCTCGCCCCGGTGCGCGCCGGCGCCCGTGAACTGGCCGACGTCATCCTCCCCCCGTTCGAGATGGCCCTGCGCGACGGCGGCGCCCGCTCGGTGATGCACTCCTACGCCGAGATCGACGGCGTCCCCGCGGCGGCCGACCCCCGGCTGCTGACCGGACTGCTCCGCGACGACTGGGGCTTCACCGGCACCGTCGTGGCCGACTACTTCGGCATCGGCTTCCTGGAGACCCTGCACAAGGTCGCCGCCGACCGCGCGGACGCCGCCCGGGTCGCGCTCGCCGCGGGCGTCGACGTCGAGCTGCCGACCGTCCGCTCCTACGGCGAGGCGCTCGTGGCCGCCGTGCGCGACGGCGCGGTGCCCGAGGCGCTCGTCGACCGGGCGCTGCGGCGGGTGCTGCTCCAGAAGTGCGCGCTCGGCCTGCTGGACGCCGACTGGTCCCCGCTGCCCCCCGTCCTCGCCGGCTCCGACGAGGCGCCCGCACCCGAGACGGTGCGCGGCACCGTGGACCTCGACACGCCCGCCAACCGCGAGACGGCCCGGCTGCTCGCCGAGCGGTCCGTCGTCCTGCTCGCCGACAACGGGGGAGTGCTCCCGCTGGACGCGCCCGCCCGCGTCGCCGTGGTCGGCCCCCGCGCGGACGACCCCCTCGCCATGCTGGGCTGCTACTCCTTCCCCGGCCATGTGGGCGTCTCCCACCCCGGCGTCCCCGTCGGGGTGGACATCCCCACCGTCCTCGCCGCCCTCACCGGGGAGTTCCCCCGGGCCGCGGTGCGGTTCGCCGAGGGCTGCGACGTGACCGGCCCCGACACCTCGCGCATCGCCGACGCCGTGGCGCTCGCCCGCGACGCCGACGTCTGCGTCGCCGTCGTCGGCGACCGGGCCGGCCTGTTCGGACGCGGTACCTCGGGGGAGGGGTGCGACGCCGCCGACCTGTCCCTGCCCGGCGTCCAGGGCGAGCTGCTGGACGCCCTCCTCGCCACGGGCACACCCGTCGTCGCCGTCCTGGTGACCGGCCGCCCCTACGCGCTGGGCCGCTGGGCCGACCGGCTGGCCGCCGTGGTGCAGGCATTCTTCCCCGGCGAGGAGGGCGGGCCCGCGCTGGCCGGTGTGCTGTCCGGGCGGGTCAACCCCTCGGGCCGGCTGCCCGTCTCCGTGCCCTACGGGCCCGGCGGCCAGCCCTGGACGTACCTCCAGCCGCCGCTCGGTCTCGCGGGCGGTGTCAGCAACCTCGACCCCACCCCTCTCTACCCGTTCGGCCACGGCCTGTCGTACACGTCGTTCGCCTGGGAGGCCGGGGCACCGGTGCCGGGGGAGATCGCCACCGACGGCCAGGCCCACGTCGAGGTGGTGGTCCGCAACACCGGTGCGCGGGACGGCGCCGAGGTCGTGCAGCTCTACCTCCACGACCCGGTCGCCCAGACCACCCGCCCGCACGCGCGGCTCGTGGGCTACGCCCGGGTGCCGCTGGCCGCCGGGGAGGCGGCGCGGGTGGGCTTCCGCTTCCACGCGGACCTGGCGTCGTTCACCGGCCTGGGCGGCGAGCGGATCGTCGAGCCGGGCGAGCTGGAGCTGCGGCTGGCGTCGTCGAGCTCGGCCGACGACGTCCGCCACACCGTCCGGCTGCGGCTGGCCGGCCCGCAGCGCCCGGCCGGCCGCGACCGCCGGATGCACTGCCCGGTGCGGATCACCCCCGTCACCGGCTGA
- the zwf gene encoding glucose-6-phosphate dehydrogenase, producing the protein MSENSGWENPLRDPLDRRLPRIAGPSGLVIFGVTGDLSRKKLMPAVYDLANRGLLPPGFSLVGFARRDWADQDFAQEVHDAVREHARTPFREEVWQQLAEGMRFVQGDFDDDSAFEQLRATVEHLDKAQGTGGNFAFYLSVPPKFFPKVVQQLKDHGLSDAPAGSWRRAVIEKPFGHDLASAEDLNAIVHDVFAPDEVFRIDHYLGKETVQNILALRFANTLFEPVWNRSYVDHVQITMAEDIGIGGRAGYYDGIGAARDVIQNHLLQLLALTAMEEPAAFDASSLVTEKLKVLRAVRLPDDLGLHTVRGQYAAGWQGGEQAVGYLQEDGIAPRSTTDTYAAVKLGIDNRRWAGVPFYLRTGKRLGRRVTEIAVVFQRAPHSPFDSTATEELGQNALVIRVQPDEGVTMRFGSKVPGTSMELRDVTMDFAYGESFTESSPEAYERLILDVLLGDANLFPRTEEVEESWRILDPIEEHWARHGTPAQYPAGTWGPAEADEMLARDGRSWRRP; encoded by the coding sequence ATGTCGGAGAACAGCGGCTGGGAGAATCCGCTGCGGGACCCGCTCGACCGGAGACTGCCGCGGATCGCCGGCCCCTCCGGGCTGGTGATCTTCGGAGTCACCGGAGACCTGTCCCGCAAGAAGCTGATGCCCGCCGTCTACGACCTCGCCAACCGCGGCCTGCTGCCCCCGGGCTTCTCGCTCGTCGGATTCGCCCGCCGCGACTGGGCCGACCAGGACTTCGCCCAGGAGGTCCACGACGCCGTCCGCGAGCACGCCCGCACCCCCTTCCGCGAGGAGGTGTGGCAGCAGCTCGCCGAGGGGATGCGCTTCGTCCAGGGCGACTTCGACGACGACAGCGCCTTCGAACAGCTCAGGGCGACCGTCGAGCACCTCGACAAGGCCCAGGGCACCGGCGGCAACTTCGCCTTCTACCTCTCGGTGCCGCCCAAGTTCTTCCCCAAGGTCGTGCAGCAGCTCAAGGACCACGGCCTGTCCGACGCGCCCGCCGGCTCCTGGCGCCGCGCGGTCATCGAGAAGCCGTTCGGCCACGACCTGGCCAGCGCCGAGGACCTCAACGCGATCGTCCACGACGTCTTCGCGCCCGACGAGGTCTTCAGGATCGACCACTACCTGGGCAAGGAGACCGTCCAGAACATCCTGGCGCTGCGGTTCGCCAACACCCTGTTCGAGCCGGTCTGGAACCGGTCGTACGTCGACCATGTGCAGATCACCATGGCCGAGGACATCGGCATCGGCGGCCGGGCCGGGTACTACGACGGCATCGGCGCCGCCCGCGACGTCATCCAGAACCACCTGCTCCAGCTGCTCGCGCTGACCGCGATGGAGGAGCCCGCCGCCTTCGACGCCTCCTCCCTCGTCACCGAGAAGCTGAAGGTGCTGCGGGCCGTGAGGCTCCCCGACGACCTGGGACTGCACACCGTGCGCGGCCAGTACGCGGCGGGCTGGCAGGGCGGCGAACAGGCCGTCGGCTACCTCCAGGAGGACGGCATCGCGCCCCGCTCGACGACCGACACCTACGCGGCCGTCAAACTCGGCATCGACAACCGCCGCTGGGCAGGGGTGCCGTTCTACCTGCGCACCGGCAAGCGGCTGGGGCGCCGGGTCACCGAGATCGCGGTGGTCTTCCAGCGCGCCCCGCACTCCCCGTTCGACTCCACCGCCACCGAGGAGCTGGGGCAGAACGCCCTGGTCATCCGGGTGCAGCCGGACGAGGGCGTGACCATGCGCTTCGGCTCCAAGGTCCCCGGCACCTCCATGGAACTGCGCGACGTGACCATGGACTTCGCCTACGGCGAGTCCTTCACCGAGTCCAGCCCCGAGGCGTACGAACGGCTCATCCTCGACGTCCTGCTCGGCGACGCCAACCTGTTCCCGCGCACCGAGGAGGTCGAGGAGTCCTGGCGCATCCTCGACCCCATCGAGGAGCACTGGGCGCGGCACGGCACGCCCGCGCAGTACCCGGCGGGCACCTGGGGCCCGGCGGAAGCCGACGAGATGCTCGCACGAGACGGACGGAGCTGGCGCAGGCCATGA
- the opcA gene encoding glucose-6-phosphate dehydrogenase assembly protein OpcA, translated as MKIDLTDTTASKINKALVQGRRAIGTPAVGMVLTLVIVTDEENAYDAIRAAGDASREHPSRTLVVIKRHARSPRDRHDTRLDAEVRLGSDAGAGETVLLRLHGELADRADSVVLPLLLPDAPVVVWWPVDAPPVPARDPLGSLAQRRITDTYAVEEPLRELAARADGYEPGDTDLAWTRLTPWRSMLAAALDQARTEVLSAVVESEAENPSAELLARWFCARLGVPVEQVVTAGPVVTAVRLRTADGEIHIDRPEGPVARLAIPGQPNRVLALKVRSTAELIAEELRRLDPDEAYAAALHTEIIAPPPQPEADGG; from the coding sequence ATGAAGATCGACCTCACGGACACCACGGCCAGCAAGATCAACAAGGCGCTGGTGCAGGGCCGCCGCGCGATCGGCACCCCCGCCGTCGGCATGGTCCTCACCCTGGTCATCGTCACCGACGAGGAGAACGCCTACGACGCCATCAGGGCCGCGGGCGACGCCTCGCGCGAGCACCCCTCGCGCACCCTCGTCGTCATCAAGCGGCACGCCCGCTCCCCGCGGGACCGCCACGACACCCGCCTCGACGCCGAGGTGCGCCTCGGCAGCGACGCCGGCGCGGGGGAGACCGTGCTGCTGCGGCTGCACGGCGAACTCGCCGACCGCGCCGACTCGGTGGTGCTCCCGCTGCTGCTCCCCGACGCCCCCGTGGTCGTCTGGTGGCCCGTCGACGCGCCCCCGGTCCCGGCCCGGGACCCGCTCGGCTCCCTCGCCCAGCGCAGGATCACCGACACCTACGCCGTCGAGGAGCCGCTGCGCGAACTCGCCGCCCGCGCCGACGGATACGAGCCCGGCGACACCGACCTCGCCTGGACGCGCCTCACCCCCTGGCGCTCCATGCTCGCCGCCGCCCTCGACCAGGCGCGGACCGAGGTGCTGTCGGCGGTGGTGGAGAGCGAGGCGGAGAACCCGAGCGCCGAACTGCTCGCCCGCTGGTTCTGCGCCCGCCTCGGCGTGCCGGTGGAGCAGGTCGTCACGGCCGGCCCCGTCGTCACCGCCGTACGGCTGCGCACGGCCGACGGGGAGATCCACATCGACCGGCCGGAGGGGCCCGTCGCCCGGCTGGCCATCCCCGGCCAGCCGAACCGGGTGCTCGCCCTGAAGGTGCGCAGCACCGCCGAACTCATCGCGGAGGAACTGCGCCGGCTCGACCCGGACGAGGCGTACGCGGCGGCGCTGCACACGGAAATCATCGCCCCGCCGCCGCAGCCGGAGGCGGACGGCGGCTGA
- a CDS encoding type A2 lantipeptide, which translates to MNFVPTQEISDSELDNVAGGLHSAVVGNATAALDSIAPVSGTVATVTGVVEGATGINTAALTGPVTGLVAGL; encoded by the coding sequence ATGAACTTCGTCCCCACCCAGGAGATCTCCGACAGCGAGCTGGACAACGTGGCCGGCGGCCTCCACAGCGCCGTGGTCGGCAACGCCACCGCCGCTCTGGACAGCATCGCCCCGGTCTCCGGCACCGTCGCCACCGTGACCGGTGTCGTCGAGGGCGCCACCGGCATCAACACCGCCGCCCTCACCGGCCCGGTCACCGGCCTCGTCGCCGGTCTGTAA
- a CDS encoding HlyD family efflux transporter periplasmic adaptor subunit — MQFRQQALSRLRSPEDIDIPVRYARPQGLLVLAVTLAAMAAAAVWAVTGTVTSTVTAPGVLTHAQGSYVLQSPVSGQVTEVLAEEGERVAADAPLLKVRTAGGDTVVRTIAAGRVTALVAAIGSVVTTGGDVAAVERARSAGDPLLAVLYVPAGSGPDVPVGARVDLNVQSVAAQRYGVLRGTVKSVGRTAETSRRITAFLGSGQLGEQFSAEGLPVAVLVELDPDPRTASGYAWSTSGGPPHALESMTLASGSVHTDAQHPIDWLLP; from the coding sequence GTGCAGTTCCGCCAACAGGCCCTCTCCAGACTGCGGTCGCCCGAGGACATCGACATCCCGGTGCGCTACGCGCGCCCCCAGGGGCTGCTCGTCCTCGCGGTCACCCTCGCCGCCATGGCCGCCGCGGCGGTGTGGGCGGTCACCGGCACCGTGACCTCCACCGTCACCGCGCCCGGCGTGCTCACCCACGCCCAGGGCAGCTACGTGCTCCAGAGCCCGGTCTCCGGCCAGGTCACCGAGGTGCTCGCCGAGGAGGGCGAACGCGTCGCCGCCGACGCCCCCTTGCTGAAGGTCCGCACCGCGGGCGGCGACACCGTCGTGCGCACCATCGCCGCCGGCCGGGTCACCGCCCTCGTCGCCGCGATCGGCTCCGTCGTCACCACCGGCGGCGACGTGGCCGCCGTCGAACGCGCCCGCTCCGCCGGCGACCCCCTGCTGGCCGTCCTCTACGTGCCCGCGGGCAGCGGCCCCGACGTCCCCGTCGGGGCGCGGGTCGACCTCAACGTGCAGTCCGTCGCCGCCCAGCGGTACGGAGTGCTGCGCGGCACGGTGAAGTCCGTCGGCCGGACCGCCGAGACCAGCCGGCGCATCACCGCCTTCCTCGGCAGCGGTCAGCTCGGCGAGCAGTTCTCCGCCGAGGGCCTGCCCGTCGCCGTGCTCGTGGAGCTCGACCCCGATCCGCGCACCGCGTCCGGCTACGCCTGGTCCACCTCCGGCGGCCCGCCCCACGCCCTCGAATCCATGACCCTCGCGAGCGGCTCGGTCCACACCGACGCCCAGCACCCGATCGATTGGCTGCTGCCGTGA
- a CDS encoding NHLP family bacteriocin export ABC transporter peptidase/permease/ATPase subunit produces MTPAGDTAAPAQRRLEPGGRRRHRPEPARSGRRGGRRAGPKRGQPRPKAVRTPTVLQMEAVECGAAALAMVLAHHGRHVPLEELRIACGVSRDGSRASNILKAARGYGLTAKGMQMEATALAGVRAPAILFWEFNHYVVYDGPARRPGRRGVHINDPDRGRRFVSDQDFDTSFTGVALVLEPGPDFTRGGRRPGVLGAVPARLRGTTGTLLAALLASLLLVAVGAAVPALSRTYIDLFLIGGQTSLLGTLFASLAALVVLTAVLTGLQQANLLRGRVISSTLGSARFLRHLLRLPVTFFAQRSPADLVQRLQSNDAVAETLARDLAAAAVDGVVVVLYAALLWSYDPQLTVFGVGIALLNVVAIRIVLRLRATDTQKLRADSARLTNTSYTGLQLIETMKATGGEDGWFRRWAGQHATTLEVQQRLGVPSAFLAVVAPALATLNSALILWIGGLRAVEGHLSIGLLVAFQALVARFTAPITRLNSVAGRIQDFAADVARLKDVENFPVDGLCSREAPAPSTRRLKGHVVLQDITFGYSPLDAPLLRGFSLAVGPGRQVALVGGSGSGKSTVSRLISGLYRPWEGTVRIDGERLEDIPRSALAASVSFVDQDVFLFEGTVRDNVALWDPSITDEAVAAALRDAAVLDVVSARADGIHGRVEQDGRNFSGGQRQRLEIARALVRRPSVLVLDEVTSALDAETERVVIDNIRRRGCACVVIAHRLSTVRDSDEIVVLDHGSVVERGRHEDLVAAGGAYAELVKER; encoded by the coding sequence GTGACCCCCGCAGGCGACACCGCCGCCCCCGCCCAGCGGCGCCTGGAGCCCGGCGGCCGCCGCAGACACCGCCCGGAGCCGGCGCGCTCCGGCCGCCGGGGCGGCCGACGGGCGGGCCCGAAGCGCGGGCAGCCCAGGCCGAAGGCGGTCCGCACCCCGACCGTGCTCCAGATGGAGGCCGTCGAGTGCGGCGCCGCCGCGCTCGCCATGGTCCTCGCCCACCACGGACGCCATGTGCCGCTGGAGGAACTCCGCATCGCCTGCGGCGTCTCCCGCGACGGCTCCCGGGCGAGCAACATCCTGAAGGCGGCCCGCGGCTACGGACTCACCGCCAAGGGCATGCAGATGGAGGCCACCGCCCTCGCCGGCGTCCGGGCGCCCGCCATCCTCTTCTGGGAGTTCAACCACTACGTCGTCTACGACGGCCCGGCCCGCCGCCCCGGCCGCCGCGGCGTGCACATCAACGACCCCGACCGGGGACGCCGGTTCGTGTCCGACCAGGACTTCGACACCAGCTTCACCGGGGTCGCCCTCGTCCTCGAACCCGGCCCGGACTTCACCCGGGGCGGCCGCAGGCCCGGCGTCCTCGGCGCCGTCCCCGCCCGGCTGCGCGGCACCACCGGCACCCTCCTCGCGGCACTCCTCGCCAGCCTGCTGCTGGTCGCCGTCGGCGCCGCCGTCCCCGCGCTCAGCCGCACTTACATCGACCTGTTCCTGATCGGCGGACAGACCTCGCTGCTCGGCACGCTGTTCGCGTCGCTGGCCGCCCTGGTGGTGCTCACCGCCGTGCTCACCGGCCTCCAGCAGGCGAACCTGCTGCGCGGCCGCGTCATCTCCTCCACTCTCGGCAGCGCCCGGTTCCTGAGACATCTGCTGCGGCTGCCCGTGACGTTCTTCGCCCAGCGCAGCCCGGCCGACCTGGTGCAGCGGCTCCAGTCCAACGACGCGGTGGCGGAGACCCTCGCGCGCGACCTGGCGGCGGCCGCCGTCGACGGGGTGGTGGTCGTCCTCTACGCCGCCCTGCTGTGGAGCTACGACCCCCAGCTCACCGTCTTCGGCGTGGGCATCGCCCTGCTCAACGTGGTGGCCATCCGGATCGTGCTGCGGCTGCGCGCCACCGACACCCAGAAGCTGCGCGCCGACAGCGCCCGGCTCACCAACACCTCCTACACCGGGCTCCAGCTCATCGAGACGATGAAGGCCACCGGCGGCGAGGACGGCTGGTTCCGCCGCTGGGCCGGGCAGCACGCCACGACCCTGGAGGTCCAGCAGCGCCTCGGGGTGCCCAGCGCCTTCCTCGCGGTCGTCGCGCCGGCCCTGGCCACCCTCAACAGCGCCCTCATCCTGTGGATCGGCGGACTGCGGGCCGTCGAGGGGCACCTCTCGATCGGTCTGCTGGTCGCCTTCCAGGCGCTGGTCGCCCGCTTCACCGCCCCGATCACCCGCCTCAACTCCGTGGCCGGGCGCATCCAGGACTTCGCCGCGGACGTCGCCCGGCTCAAGGACGTGGAGAACTTCCCCGTGGACGGCCTCTGCTCCCGCGAGGCGCCCGCCCCCAGCACCCGCAGGCTCAAGGGCCATGTCGTGCTCCAGGACATCACCTTCGGCTACAGCCCCCTCGACGCGCCCCTGCTGCGGGGCTTCTCGCTGGCCGTCGGACCGGGGCGGCAGGTCGCGCTCGTCGGCGGCTCGGGCAGCGGCAAGTCCACCGTCTCCCGGCTGATCTCGGGCCTGTACCGGCCCTGGGAGGGCACCGTCCGCATCGACGGCGAGCGCCTGGAGGACATCCCGCGCAGCGCGCTCGCCGCCTCGGTCTCCTTCGTCGACCAGGACGTCTTCCTCTTCGAGGGCACCGTGCGGGACAACGTCGCGCTGTGGGACCCGTCGATCACCGACGAGGCCGTCGCCGCCGCCCTGCGCGACGCCGCCGTCCTCGACGTCGTGTCCGCCCGGGCCGACGGCATCCACGGGCGCGTCGAACAGGACGGCCGCAACTTCTCCGGCGGCCAGCGCCAGCGCCTGGAGATCGCCCGGGCGCTCGTCCGACGCCCCAGCGTCCTCGTGCTCGACGAGGTCACCAGCGCGCTCGACGCGGAGACCGAGCGGGTCGTCATCGACAACATCCGCAGACGCGGCTGCGCCTGTGTGGTCATCGCCCACCGCCTCAGCACGGTGCGCGACAGCGACGAGATCGTGGTCCTCGACCACGGCTCGGTCGTGGAGCGCGGCCGGCACGAGGACCTGGTCGCCGCCGGCGGGGCCTACGCCGAACTCGTCAAGGAGCGCTGA